One segment of Acropora muricata isolate sample 2 chromosome 8, ASM3666990v1, whole genome shotgun sequence DNA contains the following:
- the LOC136926852 gene encoding NACHT, LRR and PYD domains-containing protein 12-like isoform X2 — MSLVPIVTAIYSFYANSTVEALIRSHQDAQRELRDRRRNLFFAYLSQLIINIIFEITFIILLETQLLYPRNFPSHFSCSSSVNGTQSTTSFNCSNHRAASKSIWIRVVTAANGIFALFAFLEIIWILSRCRHGKEFMENWRFYVDHLNSNISHEQRNDEITNPSELQEHSQTQNDFQSAMQTLKENCLQGIEKLNDLKQPFGQPNHGEGDIYDLTIDKVYVNVVIVEGRAFHKFAEESRSEQLQEYPPDAKDCKFAKPGDILDENHKNVLVVGRPGIGKTSFSTKLLRLWASGEAFNGDEHFNVVFLLKFRRFNNDNANLSLRDLIARSETVRSLDDAVWDFIKQEPTKVLLIFDGLDEYSRKKDIETQEDDLTYKNCVEEKMPVSVLYNKLAEGKLFPGASILTTTRPTAVKCVRHVRFQRTVEIRGFTSDDVKEYVENFSRGYPQAMEKMWEHIKSNMNLFSFCYIPMNCFLICHCLLQIILSESSQALPKKMTDIYKITVKMFLLSHNRGGFSPEELARLKSTHMDEPFDKLPEKLQKVFRSLGKIASKGTEEGRLLFESSEVSGLEDCGLLHKLPDLKRKALDAPSKSQFCFTHLTVQEFFAAKHLVDTKTDEGIEEFVCNHINDGTWQVVLQFAAGLLKSSLSSHIFIKLLPESTEKEENPSSSKSKTLTSWPATEDDKHLAVQVCKCLYEINDEQEQPELRNKIEKIKFNAVEFGSCSLAPIDVAAVLYFLENAEEVLHINLGDNSLGDLGANEVKKFIVHRGRKLQSLDLSRNRFTDSAAKDFAAALKHSNCKLESLNLSRNRFTDSAAKDFAAALKHSNCKLKSLDFRHNKFTDNSAKDFAAALTHSNCKLESLDLSASEFTDNAAKDFAEALKHSNCKLESLDFRHNKFTDNAAKDFAAALKHSNCKLESLDLGASEFTDNAAKDFAAALKHSNCKLESLDLGFNEFTDNAAKDFAAALMHSNCKLKLLALSVNDFTAEGRQYLTDAGKQSNCEVFCLSS, encoded by the coding sequence ATGTCCCTGGTTCCAATTGTGACCGCGATCTACTCTTTCTACGCCAACTCCACAGTTGAGGCACTCATACGTAGCCATCAAGACGCCCAAAGAGAACTCAGGGATCGAAGACGAAACCTTTTCTTCGCATATCTCTCTCAACTCATTATTAACATAATTTTTGAGATAACTTTCATCATCTTACTAGAAACACAACTATTATATCCCAGGAACTTTCCGTCGCACTTTTCTTGTTCGTCGTCAGTTAACGGAACACAATCTACCACTTCATTCAACTGTTCTAATCATCGAGCAGCTTCTAAAAGTATCTGGATAAGAGTTGTTACAGCAGCGAATGGAATATTCGCTTTGTTTGCTTTCCTGGAGATTATTTGGATCTTATCGCGATGTAGACATGGAAAAGAATTCATGGAAAATTGGCGGTTTTATGTTGATCATTTGAATTCAAACATCTCGCATGAACAGAGGAACGATGAAATAACAAACCCTTCTGAACTCCAAGAACACTCTCAAACCCAAAATGATTTCCAAAGTGCCATGCAGACCCTGAAAGAGAATTGCTTGCAGGGCATAGAGAAGCTAAATGATCTTAAACAACCTTTTGGACAACCAAATCACGGCGAAGGCGACATATATGATCTCACAATAGACAAGGTCTATGTCAATGTTGTAATCGTTGAAGGCAGAGCTTTCCATAAATTTGCGGAAGAAAGCCGGTCGGAGCAGCTCCAAGAATACCCACCCGATGCAAAGGACTGCAAATTCGCAAAACCAGGGGATATTCTTGACGAAAATCACAagaatgttctcgttgttggccgtcctgggataggaaagacgTCATTCAGCACAAAGTTGCTTCGCCTTTGGGCATCTGGTGAGGCTTTTAATGGAGATGAACATTTTAACGTTGTCTTCCTCTTAAAGTTTAGGCGTTTTAATAATGACAACGCAAACTTGAGCCTTCGTGATCTGATCGCTCGCTCAGAAACAGTCCGTAGTTTGGATGATGCTGTTTGGGATTTTATAAAACAAGAACCTACCAAAGTTCTGTTAATTTTTGACGGATtggatgaatattcaagaaaaaagGATATCGAGACCCAAGAAGATGACCTAACTTACAAAAACTGtgtggaagaaaagatgcccgtttccgttttgtataacAAACTAGCGGAGGGAAAACTTTTTCCTGGTGCAAGCATACTCACGACAACACGACCAACTGCTGTGAAATGTGTTCGTCATGTACGTTTTCAAAGAACAGTCGAAATTCGCGGATTCACGTCGGATGACGTTAAAGAATATGTAGAGAATTTTAGTCGAGGTTACCCCCAAGCAATGGAGAAAATGTGGgaacacatcaagtccaacatgaacctgttttcattttgctacatcccaatgaactgttttctcatttgccactgcttgctTCAAATCATCCTTTCTGAGTCTTCCCAAGCACTGCCAAAGAAGATGACGGACATTTATAAAATCACCGTTAAGATGTTCTTGCTCAGTCACAACAGGGGAGGCTTCTCTCCGGAGGAACTCGCAAGGCTCAAGTCAACGCACATGGATGAGCCATTTGACAAGTTGcctgaaaaacttcaaaaagtcTTCAGAAGTCTTGGAAAAATCGCTTCTAAAGGGACTGAAGAAGGAAGACTcctctttgaatcaagcgaagtcagtgggttggaagattgcggactgcttcacaaacTACCAGACCTAAAACGGAAAGCATTGGATGCCCCGTCaaagtcccaattctgtttTACTCACTTGACggtgcaagaattctttgccgcaaagcATCTGGTGGACACCAAGACAGATGAAGGAATTGAAGAATTTGTTTGCAATCATATCAATGACGGCACATGGCAAGTGGTACTGCAGTTCGCAGCCGGATTACTGAAGAGCTCATTAAGCAGCCACATTTTTATCAAACTGTTGCCGGAGTCGACTGAGAAGGAAGAAAACCCTTCGTCTTCAAAATCAAAAACACTGACCTCTTGGCCAGCGACAGAAGACGACAAGCATTTAGCTGTGCAAGTATGTAAGTGTCTGTACGAGATTAACGATGAACAGGAGCAGCCAGAATTACgaaacaaaatagagaaaattaaattcaacgcGGTTGAATTTGGCTCATGTTCACTCGCACCGattgatgttgctgctgtcttaTATTTCTTAGAAAATGCTGAAGAAGTTTTGCACATTAATTTGGGCGACAATAGTTTGGGAGACTTAGGcgcaaacgaagtgaaaaaatttattgttcACAGAGGACGTAAACTACAATCGTTAGACCTGAGTCGTAACCGCTTCACCGACagcgcagcgaaggatttcgctgcagcacttaagcacagtaattgtaaactagaatcgttaaacCTCAGTCGTAACCGCTTCACCGACagcgcagcgaaggatttcgctgcagcacttaagcacagtaattgtaaactaaaatcgttagacTTCAGAcataacaagttcaccgacaactcagcgaaggatttcgctgcagcacttacgcacagtaattgtaaactagaatcgttagacctcagtgcTAGcgagttcaccgacaacgcagcgaaggatttcgctgaagcacttaagcacagtaattgtaaactagaatcgttagacttCAGAcataacaagttcaccgacaacgcagcgaaggatttcgctgcagcacttaagcacagtaattgtaaactagaatcgttagacctcggTGCTAGcgagttcaccgacaacgcagcgaaggatttcgctgcagcacttaagcacagtaattgtaaactagaatcgttagacctcggTTTTAAcgagttcaccgacaacgcagcgaaggatttcgctgcagcacttatgcacagtaattgtaaactaaaattgTTAGCGCTCAGTGTCAACGACTTCACAGCGGAGGGACGCCAGTATTTAACCGACGCGGGAAAGCAAAGTAATTGCGAAGTTTTTTGTTTATCGTCCTAA
- the LOC136926852 gene encoding NACHT, LRR and PYD domains-containing protein 12-like isoform X1: MIKQNLRERRTINDKMEFSAIIEKIRHKTLNKFAFAVVTLFWILFHGILIGAFSDMEYNEPRSDFRCDVTAEDKVNADFIRSECYNHYLKQNHKLVIPPLLFVLVNMSLVPIVTAIYSFYANSTVEALIRSHQDAQRELRDRRRNLFFAYLSQLIINIIFEITFIILLETQLLYPRNFPSHFSCSSSVNGTQSTTSFNCSNHRAASKSIWIRVVTAANGIFALFAFLEIIWILSRCRHGKEFMENWRFYVDHLNSNISHEQRNDEITNPSELQEHSQTQNDFQSAMQTLKENCLQGIEKLNDLKQPFGQPNHGEGDIYDLTIDKVYVNVVIVEGRAFHKFAEESRSEQLQEYPPDAKDCKFAKPGDILDENHKNVLVVGRPGIGKTSFSTKLLRLWASGEAFNGDEHFNVVFLLKFRRFNNDNANLSLRDLIARSETVRSLDDAVWDFIKQEPTKVLLIFDGLDEYSRKKDIETQEDDLTYKNCVEEKMPVSVLYNKLAEGKLFPGASILTTTRPTAVKCVRHVRFQRTVEIRGFTSDDVKEYVENFSRGYPQAMEKMWEHIKSNMNLFSFCYIPMNCFLICHCLLQIILSESSQALPKKMTDIYKITVKMFLLSHNRGGFSPEELARLKSTHMDEPFDKLPEKLQKVFRSLGKIASKGTEEGRLLFESSEVSGLEDCGLLHKLPDLKRKALDAPSKSQFCFTHLTVQEFFAAKHLVDTKTDEGIEEFVCNHINDGTWQVVLQFAAGLLKSSLSSHIFIKLLPESTEKEENPSSSKSKTLTSWPATEDDKHLAVQVCKCLYEINDEQEQPELRNKIEKIKFNAVEFGSCSLAPIDVAAVLYFLENAEEVLHINLGDNSLGDLGANEVKKFIVHRGRKLQSLDLSRNRFTDSAAKDFAAALKHSNCKLESLNLSRNRFTDSAAKDFAAALKHSNCKLKSLDFRHNKFTDNSAKDFAAALTHSNCKLESLDLSASEFTDNAAKDFAEALKHSNCKLESLDFRHNKFTDNAAKDFAAALKHSNCKLESLDLGASEFTDNAAKDFAAALKHSNCKLESLDLGFNEFTDNAAKDFAAALMHSNCKLKLLALSVNDFTAEGRQYLTDAGKQSNCEVFCLSS; the protein is encoded by the coding sequence ATCTGAGGGAAAGACGAACGATCAATGACAAAATGGAGTTCTCGGCAATCATTGAAAAGATCAGACATAAGACTTTAAACAAGTTCGCATTTGCAGTGGTTACACTATTTTGGATTTTATTCCATGGCATACTTATTGGAGCATTCTCAGATATGGAATACAACGAACCAAGGTCCGATTTTCGGTGTGACGTAACCGCAGAGGACAAGGTAAACGCCGATTTCATCCGATCCGAGTGCTATAATCATTACCTGAAACAAAATCACAAACTCGTCATCCCTCCTCTCCTCTTTGTGCTAGTGAACATGTCCCTGGTTCCAATTGTGACCGCGATCTACTCTTTCTACGCCAACTCCACAGTTGAGGCACTCATACGTAGCCATCAAGACGCCCAAAGAGAACTCAGGGATCGAAGACGAAACCTTTTCTTCGCATATCTCTCTCAACTCATTATTAACATAATTTTTGAGATAACTTTCATCATCTTACTAGAAACACAACTATTATATCCCAGGAACTTTCCGTCGCACTTTTCTTGTTCGTCGTCAGTTAACGGAACACAATCTACCACTTCATTCAACTGTTCTAATCATCGAGCAGCTTCTAAAAGTATCTGGATAAGAGTTGTTACAGCAGCGAATGGAATATTCGCTTTGTTTGCTTTCCTGGAGATTATTTGGATCTTATCGCGATGTAGACATGGAAAAGAATTCATGGAAAATTGGCGGTTTTATGTTGATCATTTGAATTCAAACATCTCGCATGAACAGAGGAACGATGAAATAACAAACCCTTCTGAACTCCAAGAACACTCTCAAACCCAAAATGATTTCCAAAGTGCCATGCAGACCCTGAAAGAGAATTGCTTGCAGGGCATAGAGAAGCTAAATGATCTTAAACAACCTTTTGGACAACCAAATCACGGCGAAGGCGACATATATGATCTCACAATAGACAAGGTCTATGTCAATGTTGTAATCGTTGAAGGCAGAGCTTTCCATAAATTTGCGGAAGAAAGCCGGTCGGAGCAGCTCCAAGAATACCCACCCGATGCAAAGGACTGCAAATTCGCAAAACCAGGGGATATTCTTGACGAAAATCACAagaatgttctcgttgttggccgtcctgggataggaaagacgTCATTCAGCACAAAGTTGCTTCGCCTTTGGGCATCTGGTGAGGCTTTTAATGGAGATGAACATTTTAACGTTGTCTTCCTCTTAAAGTTTAGGCGTTTTAATAATGACAACGCAAACTTGAGCCTTCGTGATCTGATCGCTCGCTCAGAAACAGTCCGTAGTTTGGATGATGCTGTTTGGGATTTTATAAAACAAGAACCTACCAAAGTTCTGTTAATTTTTGACGGATtggatgaatattcaagaaaaaagGATATCGAGACCCAAGAAGATGACCTAACTTACAAAAACTGtgtggaagaaaagatgcccgtttccgttttgtataacAAACTAGCGGAGGGAAAACTTTTTCCTGGTGCAAGCATACTCACGACAACACGACCAACTGCTGTGAAATGTGTTCGTCATGTACGTTTTCAAAGAACAGTCGAAATTCGCGGATTCACGTCGGATGACGTTAAAGAATATGTAGAGAATTTTAGTCGAGGTTACCCCCAAGCAATGGAGAAAATGTGGgaacacatcaagtccaacatgaacctgttttcattttgctacatcccaatgaactgttttctcatttgccactgcttgctTCAAATCATCCTTTCTGAGTCTTCCCAAGCACTGCCAAAGAAGATGACGGACATTTATAAAATCACCGTTAAGATGTTCTTGCTCAGTCACAACAGGGGAGGCTTCTCTCCGGAGGAACTCGCAAGGCTCAAGTCAACGCACATGGATGAGCCATTTGACAAGTTGcctgaaaaacttcaaaaagtcTTCAGAAGTCTTGGAAAAATCGCTTCTAAAGGGACTGAAGAAGGAAGACTcctctttgaatcaagcgaagtcagtgggttggaagattgcggactgcttcacaaacTACCAGACCTAAAACGGAAAGCATTGGATGCCCCGTCaaagtcccaattctgtttTACTCACTTGACggtgcaagaattctttgccgcaaagcATCTGGTGGACACCAAGACAGATGAAGGAATTGAAGAATTTGTTTGCAATCATATCAATGACGGCACATGGCAAGTGGTACTGCAGTTCGCAGCCGGATTACTGAAGAGCTCATTAAGCAGCCACATTTTTATCAAACTGTTGCCGGAGTCGACTGAGAAGGAAGAAAACCCTTCGTCTTCAAAATCAAAAACACTGACCTCTTGGCCAGCGACAGAAGACGACAAGCATTTAGCTGTGCAAGTATGTAAGTGTCTGTACGAGATTAACGATGAACAGGAGCAGCCAGAATTACgaaacaaaatagagaaaattaaattcaacgcGGTTGAATTTGGCTCATGTTCACTCGCACCGattgatgttgctgctgtcttaTATTTCTTAGAAAATGCTGAAGAAGTTTTGCACATTAATTTGGGCGACAATAGTTTGGGAGACTTAGGcgcaaacgaagtgaaaaaatttattgttcACAGAGGACGTAAACTACAATCGTTAGACCTGAGTCGTAACCGCTTCACCGACagcgcagcgaaggatttcgctgcagcacttaagcacagtaattgtaaactagaatcgttaaacCTCAGTCGTAACCGCTTCACCGACagcgcagcgaaggatttcgctgcagcacttaagcacagtaattgtaaactaaaatcgttagacTTCAGAcataacaagttcaccgacaactcagcgaaggatttcgctgcagcacttacgcacagtaattgtaaactagaatcgttagacctcagtgcTAGcgagttcaccgacaacgcagcgaaggatttcgctgaagcacttaagcacagtaattgtaaactagaatcgttagacttCAGAcataacaagttcaccgacaacgcagcgaaggatttcgctgcagcacttaagcacagtaattgtaaactagaatcgttagacctcggTGCTAGcgagttcaccgacaacgcagcgaaggatttcgctgcagcacttaagcacagtaattgtaaactagaatcgttagacctcggTTTTAAcgagttcaccgacaacgcagcgaaggatttcgctgcagcacttatgcacagtaattgtaaactaaaattgTTAGCGCTCAGTGTCAACGACTTCACAGCGGAGGGACGCCAGTATTTAACCGACGCGGGAAAGCAAAGTAATTGCGAAGTTTTTTGTTTATCGTCCTAA